Within Phycisphaerales bacterium, the genomic segment ATTCTTCTGGCCTCCTCAATCATGGTGAGCCTCTCTGCCTGCGCAACTAGTATTTCAGGCACCTGGCAAGGTCGAGACGCCACCGACGATCGTCCCTTTAGCTTTGGTGCGGTGACCTTTGCTCCTGACGGAACCTACACTGCTGAAGCGAAGTACGGAGACAAGATCCGCGCCGTCACTGGCACCTACAAAATCTCCGGCGACGAAATCATGCTGTACGGTCAACCCTTCGGCGAGCGAACCTACGAACTGAAGAGGGTGAAAGACGGCTTGGTCTTTACCGACGCAAAGAGTCAGCAATCGATGACACTCGATCGTTTTCGTTGAGAAACATCTCTCAGGAACATCAAAGAGCTCATGACATTGTCCTCGCTGACATTGCGTTTTTGATCGGCGCTTACACATAACTGTTTGCTCTTATGCATAAGATCTGTGTTCAACTCGTGATCCAAGCACTGGCATTCATATGGCTACTTACAGTCTTGGCAATCACTGCTTCGTCTGCCCACGGCAACGAGACTTACACCCTTGACAACGGCCTTGAGGTCACGCTGATCGACGCCCCTGGGGCGAAGCTGGCCGCCATCGTCGTGCTGTATGACATCGGTGGTGACCATGACCCACCAGGCAAGTCAGGGTTAACCCATGTACTAGAGCATATCTATGTGACGGCCGCGACCGACCAGCAAGAAGCTCGAGATGTCCAGGAATACGTCCAGCAGTATCCCGCCGGCTGGAATGCACAGACCGGAGCGCAGTACACCATCATCGCCACCGTGTTTGGCAATGATCGCCTTGAGCATGAGCTACGCGATGCCGCAGCTCGCATGCACAATCTGCGTATCGCCCCGTCAGATCTGAATCGAGAAGTTCCTCGCGTGATCGAAGAAGTCAGCAACATGTTCGAAGGGCACCCGCAGTTATCTGCGTTCAACAACGGCATTGAACTGGTACGCCCATCACTCCATAGCGGACGTCGCAGCGGAGCCCCCGATCAAGTTCGCAACATCACGCTCACAGATCTGAAGACGTTCTATAAGAATCACTATCGACCTGTTAATGCCCGACTGATCATTGCCGCAGCAAATGTGAACCGCCTTCGGCCATTGATCGAGGCCATGTTTGCAACGATCGAGTCAGGCACCAACATCGGATCGATCCCACCGCGACCCAAACCGGCACATGACATCAATGAAGTCATCACTGTGCGCGCCAGCCGTGCGCCCGCGGCGCTCCCATCGGCAGCGGTCGTTGCCCTGCGATCACCGCCAGTGAACGATGATGCCTATGCGACGTTCCTCATCGTGGCCGGCCGCCTCTTTTTGTCGTCTGACATGATGACGGCAGCACCAAAGGCATCGGTGCAGTATCCAATCATGGATGCCCCCGAAACGCTGGTCATCACCACGACCGTCCGTGATGGCGAGACAATAGAACATGCGCGATCGCGCGTTGATGCGCTCGTACATAGCGCGCTGCATGATCCCGTGACACCGCAGGACGCCGCATGGGTTGAAACCAACTTCGGCCAGATGCTTGGCCTGACCACTATTCACCCGATGATGACTGCGCAAAACCCCTACTTCTCTGCATTTGTTACAGGGCGTCAAGCCCAAATGGGCGTGGACGGAAATACCTTGCGTCAGCAGCTTCGGGGGGTCAGCGATGAAGAACTTGCAGCGCTGCGCGACTGGATCAACGCCAACACGGCCCAGGCTCGGTTGAATGTGATTCCGGGCATCAAAGCGCCGCGAGACACTGACCACCGCTGAGATGAGATTCGATCAATAATGGTTACTGACTAGATATCAAGCGGCGTTTCTGCATGTTCATGAACCACACCAGCACAGCAGCCACCATGTAACAAGTATCGCAAGTAAGAGTGTTGGCAAAGGGTTCATCCATTGCTGGGTTAAAAGTCAGAGCAACCAGCGTGTTGAACAAACGAATTACTTGAAAAAGTTCAGGAAATTCATATTGGGAAATTTCCAAGCGGCAATAGCAATACCAATGATCCAGAGAATGACCCACTCCGGCGTCGTCACAGTGGTCCCAAATGCAATCTGTTTAATTAACGCCCAGATAAATAACATGACCAAGGCAAAAGCGAGTCCAAAAAGCACCCATCCGACGTAGGTTCCCACACCTAAGTCAGAAGAACGCTCTGAATCTGATGAATGTTGTTCGGGCTTCTTTTCAACCATTTGACTTGTCTTCTCTATGAGCACCAGCAGGTCTAAGACTTCTGACGCCTTTAGCTGACCATACCCTCAACGTGAAAGAGCTTGTTATAAATCTTCCACTGACCTTCGACTTCTAACATCCCAAAAGTATCAATAAAAATCATTCCCAAATAAGACTCGCGTAGACGCACACAGGCCGTCTGCCCTGCAATGTCACACGAGAGAATCTCAAGCATCTGCTCGGCCTTTGATTCTTCGGGTGAAGGCTGCTGTGAAGCAACAAAACCAGCGAACTCTTCAACGTCCATCTCATGCAGACCATCAGGCAGATAGCCAGTGATCTTTGCATTCTCATGAAAGACAGCGCGTACCTCGTCTGGATGAGAGGTATACAGACTCTGGTAATACCGCTCAACGCATTTCCTAATATCACTGGTTGCGCTCATAAAGGGATCCTCAATAGAAGTCACAAACAAGAACTACGCGTTTATACATTGCAGATATGCACTGGCAACCAATGTAATTAAATCCAATCAATAATTATTATTGGCTAGATATCAAGCGGCGTTTCTGCATATTCATGAACCACACCAGCACAGCGCCCAAGACAAATGCAATGACAAGCAACAGTCCAAGCCGCCAGGCCAAAAGGTTCACAATCATGCTTGCGGTTTGATCTGCCTCTTTGGCTGCGTTTTTTATGGATCGATCAACACGATCGATCACACTCTCTATCTCTGGAGAACTGATTAGATTCTGCAACGAGATTGAGGCCTCTGTGATCCCATCGACTGCGGCCTTCAATTCAACAAGCGTATCTTGACTGTCACCAGGATCAGATGCCACCGCTGTTGAGAATCCAAACATCTCATCTAAGACCAAGGTCGTAGTCTCAACCTGAAGCGTCAGCTCATTCAAAGATGTGATTGCTACAGCAAGACTATCAAGCGTCTGCCCCCCACTCTCAAAGGTCTGTAGTAATGAGTCGTTGATCGTGAGCAATTCTTCCGATTGACCATCAAGAGATTCCAAGAGTATCAATGACTCTTCTCTGACCCGCGTGGGAAGCTGATCAACCACATTTTCTAGTTTTGCGACTTCGTCTGAGATTCTTGCAAAGTTGACACTCAGCTGCTCCAAGTCTTTGAGCACTGATCCAACCTGGGGACTGGAAAGGACCTCAAGCACAATCATCTCACCTTGGTGCCCCAAATCACTTGGCAGCCGATCAACACGATCTGCAATTCTGCGCGCTTCGAGACCCATTTCAGCAGCCGTTCGAGAGATGCTGTCTACCGCTGCAAATGGGGCAAATGGAAGACCGAGCACACTCACGAGACCTGTCGTTTTACTTTCATTGATAAGCACCGGCGTCTTGGAAACCCGCATTCGCTCGGGATCAATAAAATCCTCTGCTTCCTCATCTAACCGAGCCTGCTCTCGAATCTTCCCATCGAGCTGACCGAATAGAGAGGGCTGAGTCCATCGCCTTGCAATCTCGCGAATGCGATTGAGAATATGAGAAATACCATTGGCGCTCACCAGAAGACTGTGACGCTTTTCATATTGCCATCGCCATGCATTCAATCGATAGGCGTCGTACCAGAGCTCAATGAGCGCCTCAAATGAATCCGGCTGAGCATACGCCTCCGTGAACTTTAGCTCAATGAGCATAACCAAGCTGCGAATGGTCTCAAGCTGCTCCGCATTCCCGTCAGCTGCTCGGACGGCATTGGTCTTGAGTCGCGCGATGGTTCGCTCGAAATACACCATGAACTCTCCAAGTTCATCACGTAGGCGTTCTTGTGGGTCACTGGCGCCCTGGGTGGTCAGTCGAGCCGCCCGGGTAAATTCATCTTCAGTGGATTGGCTCGATGAACAAGACGAAAAAACCCCTGCTATTGCCAAGATGAGAATGGTGTTGAAAATCCGAATAACAATGCTTCCCTTACACAGCCCTCAAATGATCGGCCGGCCTAAGACCAGCCCACGCCACATACCCATCTACTATAAGCAATACATCAAGAAATTGATGGGGCAGCGTTAACACCTGTGTGCCAGATAATAAAGCATGGCCATCTTGAAAATCGAAGAAGCCACTTGACAGGCTTAAGAGCAGGGCTTGTTCCAAGTCGTGTGGGAACAACTGGTCAGCACAGAGACAAGACGGCCGCCACATCGTGCCTGAGCGCGAGGCAATCAGCCAACATCAGAATTCTTGACTCAATCCAGAATTGTAGATACAACCTCTATATGCATGGCACATGCACAGAACTTCTTCGCAACCATGGCCTTCAGGTCACCACTCAGCGGGTGGCCATCTTGGAGTCTGTGTCTAAGCACCCCCACTGCACTGCCGATACCGTCAAATCAGATGTCCGCCATCGCATTGGCTCGATCTCTCATCAGACCGTATACGACGGTCTCGGAGCGCTTGTTCAACACGGACTGCTGCGGCGTATCCAACCCGCTCACTCGCCGGCTCGATTCGAAACCAGGACCGAAGACAACCATCACCATCTTATCTGCCGATCATGCGGACACATGATCGACGTGGACTGCCGGCGTGGATGCGCCCCCTGCCTCGAACCAACAGACACCGCTGGCTTCGATATCGACGAAGCCGAAGTCATCTACTGGGGCCATTGCCCCAAATGTCGTCGCACCAACAATACCTAAGTACCAAACGATCGCTAAGACCAAGCAAAGAGAAATCTATGACTGACACGACTACAAAATGCCCCGTCCTCTCAAACACCATGAGTTCTACCCAGGGACGTCGAAACAATAGCGACTGGTGGCCCAACCAACTTGACCTTTCCATTTTGCATCAGCACTCCCAAAAGTCCGACCCCATGGGCGCGACATTTGACTATGCAAAAGAATTTAACACACTCGATCTCAAGGCAGTCAAGAAAGATCTTCACGCGCTAATGACCGATTCGCAGGAATGGTGGCCAGCCGATTACGGACATTACGGCCCGTTCTTTATTCGCATGGCTTGGCACTCCGCTGGCACCTACCGCATTCATGATGGCCGGGGTGGCGGTGGCTCGGGTACGCAGCGCTTCGCGCCGCTGAACAGCTGGCCAGACAATGTGAACCTTGACAAGGCCCGGCGCCTGCTCTGGCCAATCAAGAAGAAATATGGCTCAAAGATCTCATGGGCCGACCTGTTTATTCTGACCGGTAACTGCGCTATCGAATCAATGGGGCTTAAGACATTTGGATTCGGCGGTGGCCGCGTCGATGTCTGGGAACCCGATACAGATGTCGACTGGGGGCCAGAGACAAAGTGGCTTGGTGACAATCGCTACTCAGGCGATCGCGTACTGACCAGTCCGCTCGGCGCTGTTCAGATGGGACTGATCTATGTGAATCCCGAAGGTCCAAACGGAACGCCTGATCCGATCGCCTCAGCTCGAGACATCCGAGAAACATTTGCACGCATGGCTATGAATGATGAGGAGACCGTGGCACTGGTTGCCGGCGGACACACCTTTGGAAAAACACATGGCGCTGCCCCTGATTCTGAATTCCTAGGGCGCGAACCTGAGGCTGCACCAATCGAGCAGATGGGTCTAGGCTGGAAGAATTCTTTCGGCACCGGCGTTGGTGATGACACCATCAGTTCTGGTCTTGAGGGTGCCTGGACAGCCACACCAATAAAGTGGGACAACAGCTACTTCGATACGCTTTTTGACTACGAATGGCAGCTGGTCGAAAGTCCTGCCGGCGCCAAGCAATGGATACCAACCGACGCTGCCGCACAAAAAACCGTGCCCGACGCCCATGATGCAACAAAGACGCACGCGCCGATGATGCTGACCACCGATCTTGCCCTGCGTATGGATCCGATTTATGAGCCAATCGCAAGGCACTTCCGCGAAAATCCAGAAGCGTTCGCAGATGCTTTTGCCAGAGCGTGGTTCAAGCTCACCCACCGTGACATGGGACCACAAGCCCGCTACCTAGGACCAGAGGTGCCCACTGAAACCTTGATCTGGCAAGACCCAGTCCCGGAAGTTGGCCATGAACTTGTCAATGAAACTGACATCGCCGGCTTGAAAACGTCACTACTCGACTGCGGCCTTTCTCCACAGCGACTGGTGATGACTGCATGGGGTTCAGCGTCCACCTATCGTGGAACTGACAAGCGAGGCGGGGCCAACGGCGCTCGTATCCAGCTCTTTCCTCAAAAGGACTGGGATGTCAACGAACCAGTTGAACTACACACAGCGATGGCTGCTCTTGAAAAAGTCAGAGCAACTTTCAATAGTGCCCAGACTGGAAACAAGAATATCTCACTGGCTGACTGCAT encodes:
- a CDS encoding insulinase family protein, whose protein sequence is MHKICVQLVIQALAFIWLLTVLAITASSAHGNETYTLDNGLEVTLIDAPGAKLAAIVVLYDIGGDHDPPGKSGLTHVLEHIYVTAATDQQEARDVQEYVQQYPAGWNAQTGAQYTIIATVFGNDRLEHELRDAAARMHNLRIAPSDLNREVPRVIEEVSNMFEGHPQLSAFNNGIELVRPSLHSGRRSGAPDQVRNITLTDLKTFYKNHYRPVNARLIIAAANVNRLRPLIEAMFATIESGTNIGSIPPRPKPAHDINEVITVRASRAPAALPSAAVVALRSPPVNDDAYATFLIVAGRLFLSSDMMTAAPKASVQYPIMDAPETLVITTTVRDGETIEHARSRVDALVHSALHDPVTPQDAAWVETNFGQMLGLTTIHPMMTAQNPYFSAFVTGRQAQMGVDGNTLRQQLRGVSDEELAALRDWINANTAQARLNVIPGIKAPRDTDHR
- a CDS encoding nuclear transport factor 2 family protein, with protein sequence MSATSDIRKCVERYYQSLYTSHPDEVRAVFHENAKITGYLPDGLHEMDVEEFAGFVASQQPSPEESKAEQMLEILSCDIAGQTACVRLRESYLGMIFIDTFGMLEVEGQWKIYNKLFHVEGMVS
- a CDS encoding Fur family transcriptional regulator, translating into MHGTCTELLRNHGLQVTTQRVAILESVSKHPHCTADTVKSDVRHRIGSISHQTVYDGLGALVQHGLLRRIQPAHSPARFETRTEDNHHHLICRSCGHMIDVDCRRGCAPCLEPTDTAGFDIDEAEVIYWGHCPKCRRTNNT
- the katG gene encoding catalase/peroxidase HPI, which produces MTDTTTKCPVLSNTMSSTQGRRNNSDWWPNQLDLSILHQHSQKSDPMGATFDYAKEFNTLDLKAVKKDLHALMTDSQEWWPADYGHYGPFFIRMAWHSAGTYRIHDGRGGGGSGTQRFAPLNSWPDNVNLDKARRLLWPIKKKYGSKISWADLFILTGNCAIESMGLKTFGFGGGRVDVWEPDTDVDWGPETKWLGDNRYSGDRVLTSPLGAVQMGLIYVNPEGPNGTPDPIASARDIRETFARMAMNDEETVALVAGGHTFGKTHGAAPDSEFLGREPEAAPIEQMGLGWKNSFGTGVGDDTISSGLEGAWTATPIKWDNSYFDTLFDYEWQLVESPAGAKQWIPTDAAAQKTVPDAHDATKTHAPMMLTTDLALRMDPIYEPIARHFRENPEAFADAFARAWFKLTHRDMGPQARYLGPEVPTETLIWQDPVPEVGHELVNETDIAGLKTSLLDCGLSPQRLVMTAWGSASTYRGTDKRGGANGARIQLFPQKDWDVNEPVELHTAMAALEKVRATFNSAQTGNKNISLADCIVLGGCAAIEQAAEKAGVNVTVPFRPGRTDATQEMTDAHSFAVLEPASDGFRNHANPNDPRHGEAILIDRASLLTLTAPEMTVLIGGMRAMGANTGDSKLGVLTDRVGTLSTDFFVNILDTDIEWSPSKQCEHFYEGRQRATGKVKWTGSRADLVFGSNSQLRALSEVYGSNDATKKFVHDFVIAWDKVMNLGRFD